In one window of Acidobacteriota bacterium DNA:
- a CDS encoding energy transducer TonB gives MFEQLTDAQESGTTKKKSVVLTVSVVFHVVLIVFAIILPMLFPETLGGVGTQLTFLVAPPPPPPPPPPPPPPSEAVRRVVRTTPTTDFTAPVEIPQDILMVVDEGPAPEAMVAGVVGGVPGGVPGGVLGGVVGGVIGGAPTSLAPPPPPPPPPPPKPPQRIRVGGNVQRANLIRQVRPRYPALAKQARIQGTVILEAIISKQGSVENLRVVKGHPLLIQSALNAVKQWRYKPTVLNGVPVEVITRITVNFNLRG, from the coding sequence ATGTTTGAACAGTTGACCGATGCGCAGGAATCCGGCACAACCAAGAAAAAGTCTGTTGTCCTCACCGTTTCGGTGGTTTTTCACGTGGTGCTGATTGTGTTCGCGATCATCCTGCCGATGCTTTTTCCTGAAACCCTGGGAGGGGTCGGTACACAGCTCACTTTTCTGGTGGCGCCCCCGCCACCCCCGCCCCCGCCGCCCCCGCCGCCTCCGCCCTCGGAAGCCGTCCGGCGAGTCGTCAGGACAACCCCGACGACCGACTTCACCGCTCCGGTGGAAATTCCCCAGGACATCCTCATGGTCGTGGATGAGGGACCCGCTCCCGAAGCCATGGTTGCGGGTGTGGTCGGCGGAGTTCCCGGAGGGGTTCCGGGCGGTGTCCTTGGAGGCGTGGTCGGTGGTGTAATCGGCGGCGCTCCAACTTCTCTGGCGCCCCCGCCCCCGCCCCCCCCGCCGCCTCCGCCCAAACCTCCCCAACGCATTCGGGTGGGTGGCAACGTGCAACGCGCCAACCTGATCCGTCAGGTGCGCCCGCGCTACCCGGCACTGGCCAAGCAGGCTCGCATCCAGGGCACGGTCATTCTGGAGGCGATCATCAGCAAGCAGGGTTCCGTGGAAAATTTGCGGGTTGTCAAGGGACACCCGCTGTTGATTCAGTCGGCGCTGAACGCTGTCAAGCAGTGGCGCTACAAGCCGACCGTGCTGAATGGCGTGCCGGTTGAAGTCATCACCCGCATTACGGTGAACTTCAACTTGAGAGGGTGA
- a CDS encoding biopolymer transporter ExbD translates to MAMSVDVDKKDKNAPVSDINVTPMVDIMLVLLIIFMVITPMLQKGVSVDMAKATNPREMREADQDDAVVVAVSRDGKIYLGSDQLLVERLSERIQDLLAAKVDKTVYVKSDRRAKYGGVVDVVDTVRSAGVDTLGLLTDKVDKKKVPGI, encoded by the coding sequence ATGGCAATGTCGGTCGATGTTGACAAGAAGGACAAAAACGCCCCGGTGTCCGACATCAATGTCACGCCCATGGTGGACATCATGCTGGTGCTGCTCATTATCTTCATGGTGATCACCCCCATGTTGCAGAAGGGAGTGAGCGTGGACATGGCCAAGGCCACCAATCCCCGGGAGATGCGGGAAGCCGACCAGGACGACGCCGTGGTGGTGGCGGTGTCCCGCGACGGCAAGATTTACCTGGGGTCGGACCAGTTGCTGGTGGAGCGACTGTCCGAACGCATCCAGGATCTTCTGGCCGCCAAAGTGGACAAGACCGTCTACGTAAAGAGCGACCGGCGGGCCAAGTATGGAGGAGTGGTCGACGTGGTGGATACCGTCCGGTCCGCCGGCGTGGATACGCTCGGATTGCTGACGGACAAGGTTGACAAGAAGAAAGTACCGGGTATCTAA
- a CDS encoding BrxA/BrxB family bacilliredoxin, with amino-acid sequence MRYPEEFIGPMREELTRLGVHETRSPEEVDELLRNEDGTVMMVINSMCGCAAGRARPGIALALKHAVVPAKVATVFAGGDLEATARVREYLQEYPPSSPSVALFRQGQPVFMLHRHQIEYRDASEIADTLTTAFDRYCQGSGD; translated from the coding sequence GTGAGATATCCGGAAGAATTCATCGGACCCATGCGGGAAGAGCTCACCCGGCTGGGGGTGCATGAGACTCGGTCCCCCGAAGAGGTGGACGAGCTTCTCCGAAATGAAGACGGCACGGTCATGATGGTGATCAACTCGATGTGCGGCTGTGCCGCCGGCCGGGCACGTCCCGGAATCGCCCTGGCGCTGAAGCATGCGGTGGTGCCGGCCAAGGTCGCGACCGTATTCGCGGGAGGCGACTTGGAAGCTACGGCGCGGGTGAGGGAATATCTTCAGGAATACCCGCCTTCCTCTCCTTCGGTTGCCCTGTTCCGGCAAGGCCAGCCGGTATTCATGTTGCACCGCCATCAGATCGAATACCGCGATGCGTCCGAGATCGCCGACACCCTGACGACGGCCTTCGATCGTTACTGTCAGGGTTCCGGCGACTGA
- the tatA gene encoding twin-arginine translocase TatA/TatE family subunit: MVLGIGIPTMGLAEWVIILVIVFLLFGAKRLPEIGKGIGEGIKNFRGAMKKDEDKDLQKPTEKEAS, translated from the coding sequence ATGGTGCTGGGGATTGGAATTCCAACCATGGGTCTTGCGGAGTGGGTCATCATTCTGGTGATCGTCTTCCTTCTCTTTGGCGCCAAGCGCCTTCCCGAAATCGGTAAAGGCATCGGCGAGGGGATCAAGAATTTCCGCGGCGCCATGAAGAAAGACGAAGACAAGGACCTGCAGAAACCTACCGAGAAAGAAGCCTCCTGA
- a CDS encoding MotA/TolQ/ExbB proton channel family protein: MSVPLNLLAVSLLQGEVGFSFMDMWNASGPTAKATLIILAIMSAWSIGVMIDRYLAFNAARKQSREFAPLVAGCLQEGKIGEAIDVSEQNQKSHLAKVVIAGLQEYQSSGSTTSTETIEASKRALDRATAITNAELKRGVPGLATIGSTAPFVGLFGTVVGIINAFQGMSTAKTTGLSAVAGGISEALIATALGLFVAIPAIWMFNYFNGKMEAFGVEMDNSASELIDYFLKRR; this comes from the coding sequence ATGTCCGTTCCTTTGAACTTGTTGGCGGTATCCCTGCTTCAGGGTGAAGTGGGCTTTTCCTTCATGGATATGTGGAACGCTTCCGGCCCGACGGCCAAGGCGACCCTGATCATTCTGGCCATCATGTCGGCCTGGTCGATCGGGGTCATGATTGACCGGTATCTGGCCTTCAACGCGGCCCGCAAGCAGTCTCGCGAGTTTGCTCCGCTGGTTGCCGGCTGTCTGCAGGAAGGCAAGATCGGCGAAGCCATCGACGTGTCCGAGCAGAACCAGAAGAGCCATCTGGCAAAAGTGGTGATCGCCGGATTGCAGGAGTATCAATCGTCGGGGAGCACGACTTCGACGGAAACCATTGAAGCTTCCAAGCGCGCCCTGGATCGAGCTACCGCCATCACCAACGCCGAGTTGAAGCGAGGTGTCCCCGGACTGGCCACCATCGGAAGCACGGCTCCCTTCGTGGGGTTGTTCGGCACGGTGGTGGGTATCATCAACGCCTTCCAGGGGATGTCCACGGCCAAGACCACGGGTCTTTCCGCGGTGGCCGGCGGAATTTCCGAAGCGCTCATCGCAACCGCGCTGGGGCTCTTTGTGGCGATTCCCGCCATCTGGATGTTCAATTACTTCAATGGCAAGATGGAAGCCTTCGGCGTCGAGATGGACAACTCTGCCTCTGAGTTGATCGATTACTTTCTGAAACGGAGATAA
- the secD gene encoding protein translocase subunit SecD gives MPRKLRWRFFAILTVVVLCVVGIIGLPGSGEALLQNLSDRIRLGLDLRGGMHLILQVNTGDALTIETDQSVERIKRSFREQEISFGEIRRRDATHIDILELDPDRLVDGRALIDEGYPAWLRSNLAGSSDSFLLSLRPEVEGQIRQSAVQEAIQRIRNRVDELGVTEPVIQNHGPVTEYQILVQLPGVDDSVRVREIIKSTALLELKIVEPQDIYPSRAAALEQYNGVIPAGKELLQGVPQFRDGSQATQSWYVANRSAAITGRDLRMARPQNDQFGRPAVGFSLTNDGARRFERVTSENIGKHLAIVLDGRVQSAPVIQDRISDSGEITGSFTSQEANDLALVLRSGALPASMDYMEERTVGASLGVDSIRQGIMASLIGLFGVALFMVTYYRLSGFIAINALLLNLVILLAAMVYISATLTLPGIAGVVLLIGMAVDSNVLIFERIKEEMWAGKTVVSSVGTGFSKAILTIVDANVTTVVAVLFLFLFGTGPVKGFAVVLFWGLLANLFTAIFVSRFIFEFILSRRRRASLSI, from the coding sequence ATGCCCAGAAAGCTTCGGTGGAGATTCTTTGCCATATTGACCGTGGTCGTGCTGTGCGTGGTGGGCATTATCGGGTTGCCCGGCAGCGGGGAGGCCCTGCTGCAGAACCTGAGCGACCGAATCCGACTGGGTCTCGATCTCCGGGGCGGGATGCACCTGATTCTGCAGGTCAACACCGGGGACGCGCTCACCATAGAGACCGACCAGTCGGTGGAGCGGATCAAGCGGAGCTTTCGCGAGCAGGAGATCTCTTTCGGTGAGATCCGGCGCAGGGACGCCACCCATATCGATATTCTGGAGCTCGATCCGGATCGCCTGGTCGATGGGCGAGCCTTGATTGACGAGGGGTATCCGGCCTGGCTACGCAGCAATCTGGCCGGCTCGTCCGATTCCTTCCTGCTGAGCCTGCGGCCGGAGGTGGAGGGCCAGATCCGGCAAAGCGCCGTGCAGGAAGCGATCCAGAGAATTCGCAACCGGGTGGACGAGTTGGGGGTCACCGAGCCGGTCATCCAGAACCACGGCCCCGTTACCGAGTATCAGATCCTGGTTCAGCTTCCAGGGGTGGACGACTCGGTGCGGGTGCGCGAAATCATCAAGTCCACCGCCCTGCTCGAGCTGAAGATCGTGGAGCCGCAGGACATTTATCCCTCGCGGGCCGCGGCCCTGGAGCAGTACAACGGCGTCATCCCCGCAGGCAAGGAGCTGCTTCAGGGGGTTCCCCAGTTCCGAGACGGCTCCCAGGCCACCCAGTCCTGGTATGTCGCCAACAGATCGGCGGCCATCACCGGGAGAGACCTGCGCATGGCCCGCCCCCAGAACGACCAGTTCGGCCGCCCCGCGGTGGGCTTCAGTCTGACCAACGACGGCGCCCGGCGTTTCGAGAGAGTTACTTCCGAGAACATCGGGAAGCATCTGGCGATCGTGCTCGACGGCCGGGTGCAATCGGCGCCCGTCATCCAGGACAGAATCAGCGATTCGGGCGAGATCACCGGGAGTTTTACCAGCCAGGAGGCCAACGACCTGGCGCTGGTGCTGCGGTCGGGCGCACTGCCGGCCTCCATGGACTACATGGAGGAGCGCACCGTGGGCGCTTCCCTGGGGGTCGACTCCATTCGGCAGGGAATCATGGCCTCCCTGATCGGGTTGTTCGGGGTGGCCCTGTTCATGGTGACCTACTACCGCCTCTCCGGTTTTATCGCCATTAACGCGCTTCTCCTCAACCTGGTCATTCTGCTGGCGGCCATGGTCTACATCTCGGCCACCCTGACGCTCCCCGGAATCGCGGGAGTGGTGCTGTTGATAGGCATGGCCGTGGACTCCAATGTGCTGATCTTCGAGCGCATAAAGGAGGAGATGTGGGCCGGAAAGACCGTGGTCTCATCGGTCGGCACGGGCTTCAGCAAGGCCATCCTCACCATCGTGGACGCCAACGTGACCACGGTGGTCGCCGTCTTGTTCCTGTTCCTGTTCGGGACCGGTCCGGTGAAGGGCTTTGCCGTGGTCCTCTTCTGGGGCCTGCTGGCCAATCTGTTTACCGCGATCTTTGTCTCTCGATTCATCTTCGAGTTCATCCTGAGCCGCCGCCGGAGGGCGAGCCTCAGCATCTAG
- the secF gene encoding protein translocase subunit SecF yields MQLLKDVNVDWIGRKRLWLSLSVLLIAASLTTLYLKGGPRYGIDFRGGTLVYVKFKDSPDLGRIRSALSEQGLSGSTIQRYDVPERNEVIIGLGQREGEVGPDTDAGRVLILEGLQSTFGSSAGQEGKIDLNNAAPDELEGRLSGVAGLTSLLESDESPAFKTPGELARAVTDYRARNGGIISAFQDLESVEGMSRSLLAAVREQAYLGDFAVFQTEFVGPKVGRRLQRQAINATLYALLGMLVYIAFRFKGTVYGAAAVVAVFHDVIITLGFFSAADRELSIPVVAALLTLVGYSMNDTIVVFDRIRENLRLRRRESISSIVNRSINQTLSRTLLTSGSTFLTVLSLYYFGGQVINGFAFCLVVGVAVGTYSSIGVASQLLVIWYDFRTRRKAVARPARA; encoded by the coding sequence ATGCAGTTGCTGAAAGACGTCAACGTTGACTGGATCGGTCGGAAACGGCTCTGGTTGAGCCTGTCCGTGCTGCTGATCGCGGCCAGCCTGACCACCCTCTATCTCAAGGGCGGCCCCCGCTACGGAATCGATTTTCGCGGCGGCACCCTCGTCTACGTCAAGTTCAAGGATTCCCCCGACCTGGGCAGGATTCGGTCGGCTCTCTCCGAACAGGGCTTGAGCGGCAGCACCATCCAGCGCTACGACGTCCCGGAAAGGAACGAGGTCATCATCGGCCTGGGTCAGCGAGAGGGCGAGGTGGGGCCCGACACCGATGCCGGGCGGGTGCTCATTCTCGAGGGGCTGCAAAGCACGTTTGGATCGTCTGCGGGGCAGGAGGGCAAGATCGACCTCAACAACGCGGCGCCCGATGAACTGGAAGGTCGCCTGAGCGGTGTTGCCGGGCTCACCTCTCTGCTCGAGTCCGACGAGAGCCCGGCATTCAAGACTCCCGGAGAACTGGCGCGGGCAGTGACCGACTACCGGGCCCGGAACGGGGGAATCATCAGTGCCTTTCAGGATCTGGAATCGGTGGAAGGAATGAGCCGCTCCTTGCTGGCCGCCGTGCGGGAGCAGGCCTATCTGGGCGATTTCGCGGTGTTCCAGACGGAGTTCGTCGGTCCCAAGGTGGGGCGCAGGCTGCAGCGCCAGGCCATCAACGCCACTCTCTATGCCTTGCTGGGAATGCTGGTTTATATCGCCTTCAGGTTCAAGGGCACCGTCTACGGGGCGGCGGCCGTTGTGGCGGTCTTCCACGACGTCATCATCACCCTGGGATTCTTTTCGGCTGCCGATCGCGAGCTTTCCATACCGGTGGTAGCGGCCCTGTTGACCCTGGTCGGTTATTCCATGAACGATACCATTGTGGTCTTTGATAGAATCAGGGAGAATCTGAGGCTGCGCCGGCGCGAGTCGATTTCCTCGATTGTCAATCGGAGCATCAATCAGACGCTGAGCCGCACGCTGTTGACTTCAGGCTCCACTTTTCTTACCGTGCTCTCGCTCTATTATTTCGGGGGCCAGGTGATCAACGGCTTCGCTTTCTGCCTGGTGGTCGGGGTTGCCGTGGGAACCTATTCCTCCATCGGAGTGGCCAGTCAGCTGCTGGTTATCTGGTATGATTTTCGGACCCGGAGAAAGGCGGTGGCCCGGCCTGCCAGGGCTTGA
- a CDS encoding RpiB/LacA/LacB family sugar-phosphate isomerase: protein MKRTFLTEKELRNIAPGSPCYVVKGTCLTPLALEFAAQRGNTIIECDTPEEIQRLKAFDKRLALGAAASQRELGQKIRSLLQENGYLVCECVANNSQDEPGNVLGVAQMVQSGQVCSGIWLDEDGIGSTILANKCPGIRAVHCCDRQTARVSRERHGANLLVLADPGLNVDLAAMVVTTWLSAASTRARHSPEILLLEEVERKYLRETIVAVPGDCSCAL from the coding sequence ATGAAACGGACCTTCCTGACCGAAAAGGAACTTAGGAACATCGCTCCGGGGTCGCCCTGTTACGTGGTCAAGGGAACCTGTCTCACTCCCCTTGCACTGGAATTTGCCGCTCAGCGCGGCAATACCATTATCGAGTGCGACACTCCTGAAGAAATCCAGCGCCTCAAGGCTTTCGACAAGCGGCTGGCGCTGGGGGCCGCCGCGTCGCAGCGGGAACTGGGACAGAAAATCCGGAGCCTGCTCCAGGAGAACGGATATCTGGTCTGCGAGTGCGTTGCAAACAACTCTCAGGACGAACCTGGCAACGTCCTGGGGGTGGCCCAAATGGTTCAGAGCGGCCAGGTGTGCAGCGGCATCTGGCTGGATGAGGATGGAATCGGATCCACCATCCTGGCCAACAAGTGCCCCGGCATACGGGCGGTCCACTGCTGCGATCGACAGACCGCCAGGGTCAGCCGGGAGCGGCACGGGGCCAACCTGCTGGTGCTGGCGGATCCCGGTCTGAACGTCGACCTGGCCGCCATGGTGGTGACCACCTGGCTGAGCGCCGCCTCTACCAGGGCTCGGCACAGCCCGGAGATCTTGCTGCTGGAAGAAGTGGAAAGGAAATATCTCCGGGAGACGATCGTGGCCGTTCCCGGAGACTGCAGTTGCGCGCTATAG
- a CDS encoding biopolymer transporter ExbD, which produces MAMSVGADAGPKADINVTPLIDVLLVLLIIFMVITPLIPRGLDAQIPQPPPPGDPPPQDVSNRTIVVSIDAERRLKINQENVDLRNLEERLTDIFKTRNQRTMFVQGHESLFFNSVVEVIDIAHNAGVDKIGLITEKIQSGQ; this is translated from the coding sequence ATGGCAATGTCAGTTGGGGCCGATGCGGGTCCTAAAGCCGACATCAACGTAACTCCGCTGATCGACGTGTTGCTGGTGCTGCTGATTATCTTTATGGTAATCACGCCCTTGATTCCCAGGGGGCTGGATGCTCAAATCCCCCAGCCGCCTCCTCCGGGGGACCCCCCTCCCCAGGATGTGTCCAACCGCACCATCGTGGTGTCCATTGACGCCGAGCGGCGATTGAAGATCAACCAGGAGAATGTGGATCTTCGGAATCTGGAGGAGCGGCTCACCGATATCTTCAAGACCCGAAATCAGAGGACGATGTTCGTGCAGGGTCACGAGTCGCTGTTCTTCAACTCGGTGGTGGAAGTCATCGACATCGCCCACAATGCGGGAGTGGACAAGATCGGATTGATCACCGAGAAGATCCAGTCCGGTCAGTGA
- the yajC gene encoding preprotein translocase subunit YajC encodes MSTLALLAANGQGSTIGALLPIVAIFLIFYFIVFRPQRKRQKALQEMLKNLRNGDKVITSGGIYGIVAGMKEDRVHLRVADQVKIEISRNAIVAKQTEDE; translated from the coding sequence ATGTCAACTTTGGCCCTTCTGGCCGCCAATGGGCAAGGGAGCACCATTGGGGCGCTGCTGCCCATCGTCGCCATTTTCCTCATTTTCTACTTCATCGTTTTTCGCCCCCAGCGAAAGCGGCAGAAGGCCCTGCAGGAGATGTTGAAGAACCTGCGAAACGGCGACAAGGTCATTACTTCGGGTGGGATCTATGGTATTGTCGCCGGCATGAAGGAAGACCGGGTTCACCTCCGCGTCGCCGATCAGGTCAAGATTGAAATCTCCAGAAACGCCATTGTCGCCAAACAGACGGAAGATGAGTGA
- the hpt gene encoding hypoxanthine phosphoribosyltransferase gives MVPLIAEKTIREKVEELGRRISEDYRGTHLHLVSLLKGAWVFTADLARQLRLETSIDFMEVSSYAAAARSSGRIKIVQDLQASVRGLHVLVVEDICDTGLTLSRICREIRGREPESLKVVSLLNKPSGRVESVGLDYVGFEIPDKFVVGYGLDYRQRYRNLPSISAITPHETDLPDRKGT, from the coding sequence TTGGTGCCCCTGATTGCCGAGAAGACTATCCGGGAGAAGGTGGAGGAGCTCGGCCGCCGCATCTCGGAAGACTACCGGGGCACGCATCTCCACCTGGTGAGCCTCCTGAAGGGCGCCTGGGTATTCACGGCCGACCTGGCGAGACAGCTCCGGTTGGAGACCTCGATTGATTTCATGGAAGTCTCCAGCTACGCTGCGGCCGCACGGTCCAGCGGGCGGATCAAGATCGTCCAGGACCTGCAAGCCAGTGTCCGGGGGCTGCACGTCCTGGTAGTGGAAGATATCTGCGACACCGGCTTGACGCTGAGTCGCATCTGCAGGGAAATTCGGGGGCGGGAACCCGAATCGCTTAAAGTGGTTTCCCTACTGAACAAACCCTCCGGTCGGGTGGAATCCGTCGGCCTGGACTATGTCGGGTTCGAGATTCCCGACAAATTCGTGGTGGGTTATGGTTTAGACTATCGGCAGAGATACCGGAACCTCCCCTCCATATCGGCTATTACGCCCCATGAAACGGACCTTCCTGACCGAAAAGGAACTTAG
- a CDS encoding ATP-dependent Clp protease adaptor ClpS — MKRNPKAAVVAEPETEQRAGSERAGLYQVILLDDDDHSYNYVIEMLQRIFYFSVRQALQHAREVDLTGRTVLITCGRQEAEYSRDQIQAWGPDPLIPRCRGSMSALVEPATGA, encoded by the coding sequence ATGAAACGAAATCCCAAGGCCGCGGTTGTCGCTGAACCGGAAACCGAACAACGGGCCGGCTCAGAAAGGGCCGGGCTCTACCAGGTGATTCTGCTGGACGATGACGATCACAGCTACAACTACGTCATCGAGATGCTGCAGAGAATTTTCTATTTCTCGGTGCGGCAAGCTCTCCAGCACGCCCGGGAGGTAGACCTCACCGGACGGACGGTGTTGATCACCTGCGGGCGCCAGGAGGCGGAGTACTCCCGGGACCAGATCCAGGCCTGGGGTCCCGACCCGCTTATCCCGCGCTGCCGCGGGTCCATGTCGGCCCTGGTTGAGCCCGCAACCGGGGCATAG